A region from the Rhodamnia argentea isolate NSW1041297 chromosome 7, ASM2092103v1, whole genome shotgun sequence genome encodes:
- the LOC115749502 gene encoding transcription factor EMB1444-like has product MGKITLSEFLKSLCHNSCWIYAIFWKIQHENQMFLSWEDWYCDYLKVRALTGNSPHELSADGNQFLSFDNDGGIIDRTASQIAFAVARTSCLKYKPGEGIIGEVVCTESHCWVSLDDVLVIHCKSETPFNIPDEWLPQISAGVKTILVLPLLPHGVLQLGSHEKVPEIKEAVDHIKSMFSSTGYEQVRYAPLTPNKNPTPSLSSLMPFLLDNMDGSSLIDSIYASGTQFEGLENGAKANRDRLTTCQVIDQLENLQQADDSETLVLPKGLPEISSLPCQPVDANHTEIVDHNDLWFSGMVEDLLVFSKSHNLGISREFSHGLSDSCAANDTSEWSLKSTDADHADHEPTSNMFNFPTDCELHKALGPSFQGQALETSVLFENAFSDSQMSHEVDYFYDVERSVEYLSKDDAEFLLEAIIPNRYVRSQSPSPSESNITKLTVLSRQSDTSSNALNILEGRTSGKNVSAVVTYCKDRVSVPSSPVSMKSTTRSLIKRECWDEVDDPALDRKGEKPLSGYKKRSRKGDNKKPRPRDRQLIQERLRELRILVPSSMKCSIDSLLERTIKHMLFLRRVTLQAEKLTKLETFEQKVSLQDNKNKWEYGPFSGGFHGRTNLAVKSGGEFQACPAPIAVEDLNQPGHMLIKVICNEQGLFLEIAQVITRLELTILKGIFENHSNDTWACFVVEASKDFQKMDIFWPLMQLLRCTRAKVSSKT; this is encoded by the exons ATGGGGAAGATCACTTTAAGTGAATTTCTCAAGAGTCTATGCCATAATTCATGCTGGATATATGCAATCTTTTGGAAGATTCAACATGAAAATCAGAT GTTCCTATCATGGGAAGATTGGTACTGCGATTATCTGAAAGTGAGAGCATTGACGGGAAATTCTCCCCATGAACTGTCCGCAGATGGGAATCAATTCCTATCCTTTGATAATGATGGTGGCATTATTGACAGAACTGCAAGTCAGATAGCTTTCGCTGTGGCTAGAACATCATGTCTCAAGTACAAACCGGGAGAAGG AATAATTGGTGAAGTGGTCTGCACAGAGAGCCATTGCTGGGTATCATTGGATGATGTGTTGGTCATTCACTGCAAATCAGAGACACCTTTCAAT ATTCCAGATGAATGGTTGCCCCAGATTTCAGCTGGTGTTAAG ACTATTCTAGTATTACCTCTTCTTCCACATGGAGTTTTGCAGCTTGGTTCACATGAAAAG GTTCCGGAAATTAAGGAGGCGGTGGATCACATCAAATCAATGTTTAGTTCGACTGGCTATGAACAGGTGCGATATGCACCTTTGACACCAAATAAGAATCCGACTCCCTCATTGTCTTCCCTAATGCCATTTCTCTTGGATAACATGGATGGATCCTCGCTTATAGATAGTATCTATGCAAGTGGTACGCAGTTTGAAGGCCTGGAGAATGGTGCCAAAGCAAATCGAGACAGATTGACTACTTGTCAAGTCATAGATCAGCTAGAAAATCTCCAACAAGCTGATGATAGCGAGACTCTTGTTCTACCAAAGGGCCTTCCTGAAATATCAAGTTTACCATGTCAACCTGTTGATGCCAACCACACGGAAATAGTGGATCATAACGATTTGTGGTTTTCTGGTATGGTTGAAGACTTGCTTGTCTTCTCTAAATCTCACAACCTTGGGATTTCCAGAGAGTTTTCTCATGGATTATCAGATTCCTGCGCCGCCAATGATACTTCCGAATGGTCGCTCAAAAGCACGGATGCTGATCATGCAGATCATGAGCCTACAAGCAATATGTTTAACTTTCCCACAGATTGCGAGCTGCACAAAGCACTCGGACCATCTTTCCAGGGACAGGCACTTGAGACATCCGtcttatttgaaaatgcatTCAGCGACTCCCAGATGAGTCACGAAGTGGATTACTTCTATGATGTCGAGAGATCAGTCGAGTACCTTTCCAAAGATGATGCCGAGTTTCTGTTGGAAGCCATCATTCCAAACAGATATGTCAGGTCACAGTCTCCTTCACCTAGCGAGTCAAACATTACCAAGTTAACAGTCTTATCAAGGCAATCAGATACCTCCTCTAACGCACTCAATATTCTCGAAGGAAGAACTTCGGGCAAAAATGTCTCTGCTGTGGTTACTTATTGTAAAGACAGAGTTAGCGTTCCGTCTTCTCCAGTTTCCATGAAGAGCACGACGAGATCATTAATTAAGAGGGAGTGCTGGGATGAAGTGGATGATCCAGCACTGGACAGAAAGGGAGAGAAGCCATTATCGGGCTATAAAAAGAGGAGCAGAAAAGGTGACAACAAAAAGCCTAGACCAAGAGACAGACAGTTGATCCAGGAGCGACTCCGCGAACTTCGCATACTTGTCCCCAGCAGCATGAAG TGTAGCATAGATAGCCTCCTAGAACGGACGATAAAGCACATGCTCTTCCTGAGAAGGGTGACTCTTCAGGCAGAGAAGCTGACAAAATTGGAAACCTTTGAG CAAAAGGTCAGTCTACAAGATAACAAAAATAAGTGGGAATATGGACCTTTTAGTGGCGGTTTCCACGGAAGAACTAACTTGGCTGTCAAAAGTGGAGGCGAGTTCCAAGCCTGCCCTGCACCTATAGCTGTTGAAGATCTTAATCAACCAGGGCACATGCTCATAAAG GTGATATGCAATGAACAAGGGCTATTCTTGGAGATTGCTCAGGTGATCACACGTCTAGAGTTGACGATTCTTAAAGGAATATTTGAGAACCACTCCAATGATACCTGGGCCTGTTTTGTTGTTGAG GCTTCCAAGGACTTTCAAAAGATGGATATCTTCTGGCCACTGATGCAACTTCTGCGCTGCACAAGAGCTAAAGTTTCAAGCAAGACATGA